In a single window of the Vicinamibacterales bacterium genome:
- a CDS encoding prolyl oligopeptidase family serine peptidase, which translates to MKVDIDSQRRRFKDSTVVVGAILLIAMVLDSSPIRAQVDPSNDYLLPPVSVQELFDRDKNLAELDRISPNGSHFLIPLSDELSSLEVMARRTLRLGMLELMPEVDREWRLATYGIRGYDVYALEERRRWSIDVPEGSFVSDAIWSPDGSRLAFLAHLAEGTQVWTADVSTGATEQLSDARVMATLAARGGAGVPSRMLQWMPDGSVLALLVPAGRGSEPEADPVPTGPVVRRTREKATPTRTLPFLLRTEYDADLFRYYTTAQLARLSSGQAPQPIGDPAMYLSIALSPDGGHILAEQLVEPFSYIVGYTSFGRDLNVLNLDGDVVSTIRQIPLYESSERDNRPDAKLPREVAWRPDGRGLSWLARTPTAAEESDDTRDTKQQERVMGVEEPFVVAEAKVLTSTEGRFSDLHFDAAGDHFFAEITEDGERTLFAYDTSVEPAAGQVLVSYDPDNVLELPGEILTRQDGNGITTVMMSSNGQSAYLRGSGYGEQFTPQPFVDRVEIANGVTTRLFEGAAETFDWPLTPLNDDLTRMIVSREMTSMAPDSYLWSTDGAWENLTQNVDPYPEITAAQRIDFEFTRRDGLTIQARISLPTDYQSGDRVPAIFWTYPREYASAEEYKQASIRARNHNVFSPLSFLRWSDIWLTQGYAVVYPDVPILGQAGRFNDRFVADMTETMYAVIRKVDEMGYVDVDRIGHGGHSYGAFATANLLAHTPFFKAGIAGDGAYNRTLTPMTFQGEQRFIWDAPTTYLEISPFFYADQIHSPLLMYHGEQDNNSGTFLIQSERMMQALTGLGKRAALYIYPFESHGPRAKENYLDLWARWLEWFDLYVKGQEALKSKTDGL; encoded by the coding sequence ATGAAGGTAGACATCGATTCGCAACGACGACGTTTTAAGGATTCTACGGTCGTGGTTGGGGCAATCCTGCTGATAGCTATGGTGCTGGACTCCTCACCGATACGGGCTCAGGTCGATCCGTCTAATGATTATTTACTGCCGCCTGTATCTGTGCAGGAGTTGTTTGACCGGGACAAGAACTTAGCGGAGCTTGACCGAATAAGTCCAAACGGTTCACATTTTTTGATTCCGTTATCTGATGAATTGTCGAGCCTCGAGGTGATGGCACGCCGGACGCTACGGCTTGGGATGCTGGAGTTGATGCCAGAGGTGGATCGGGAATGGCGGCTAGCGACCTATGGCATTCGTGGTTATGACGTCTACGCTTTGGAGGAACGTCGGCGATGGTCGATCGATGTTCCGGAAGGAAGTTTCGTTAGTGACGCTATCTGGTCTCCAGACGGTAGCCGATTGGCATTTCTCGCGCACTTAGCTGAAGGCACTCAAGTGTGGACGGCGGACGTCAGCACTGGTGCGACTGAACAGCTCAGCGATGCGCGTGTGATGGCGACACTTGCAGCTCGGGGTGGTGCGGGCGTGCCCTCGAGGATGCTGCAATGGATGCCAGACGGCTCGGTACTTGCGCTGCTCGTGCCGGCCGGCCGAGGTTCAGAACCCGAAGCCGACCCGGTGCCGACCGGCCCCGTTGTGCGTCGCACACGCGAGAAGGCAACGCCAACCCGAACACTACCGTTTCTGCTTCGGACTGAGTACGACGCTGACCTATTTCGCTACTACACAACTGCACAGCTCGCACGTCTTTCGTCTGGACAAGCACCGCAACCGATTGGCGATCCAGCTATGTATCTGTCGATCGCCCTGTCACCGGACGGTGGACACATCCTCGCTGAACAGCTCGTTGAGCCGTTTTCGTACATTGTCGGATACACGAGTTTTGGGCGCGATCTCAACGTACTGAATCTGGATGGTGACGTTGTGTCAACAATTCGACAGATACCGTTGTACGAGTCATCAGAGCGAGACAACCGGCCTGATGCGAAACTGCCGCGAGAGGTCGCGTGGCGGCCTGACGGGCGTGGCTTGTCGTGGCTTGCCAGAACGCCGACGGCCGCTGAGGAAAGTGATGACACTAGAGACACTAAACAGCAAGAACGCGTGATGGGCGTTGAGGAGCCGTTTGTTGTTGCGGAGGCGAAGGTTCTTACGTCGACAGAAGGTCGGTTTAGCGACCTTCATTTTGATGCTGCGGGCGATCATTTTTTTGCGGAAATCACCGAGGACGGCGAGCGGACCCTTTTCGCATACGACACGTCGGTTGAGCCGGCTGCCGGACAGGTGTTGGTGAGTTATGACCCGGATAATGTTCTCGAACTACCGGGTGAAATACTGACGCGCCAAGACGGCAATGGCATCACGACGGTCATGATGTCGAGCAATGGTCAATCTGCGTATCTTCGGGGTTCCGGTTATGGCGAACAATTTACGCCGCAGCCATTTGTTGATCGGGTCGAAATTGCGAATGGTGTAACCACGCGTCTATTTGAGGGCGCGGCCGAAACGTTCGATTGGCCCTTAACTCCACTCAACGATGACCTAACACGGATGATCGTAAGTCGAGAAATGACTTCAATGGCACCAGACAGCTATCTGTGGAGCACTGACGGTGCGTGGGAGAACTTAACCCAAAATGTTGACCCGTATCCCGAGATTACAGCTGCTCAGCGGATCGACTTTGAATTCACGCGTCGGGATGGCCTCACCATCCAGGCGCGGATTTCGTTACCGACCGATTACCAATCTGGTGATCGGGTTCCTGCAATTTTCTGGACATATCCTCGAGAATACGCGTCAGCCGAGGAGTATAAACAGGCGTCGATCCGGGCTCGTAATCATAACGTTTTTTCACCGCTCAGCTTTCTTCGCTGGTCGGATATCTGGCTGACCCAAGGGTATGCGGTGGTATATCCAGACGTCCCGATTCTCGGTCAGGCCGGGCGGTTTAACGACCGTTTCGTCGCGGACATGACTGAAACAATGTACGCGGTAATTAGAAAAGTTGACGAGATGGGATACGTTGACGTCGATCGAATCGGACACGGCGGGCACAGCTACGGTGCGTTCGCGACGGCCAATCTACTCGCACACACGCCGTTCTTTAAAGCCGGGATCGCCGGTGATGGTGCTTACAATCGCACGTTGACGCCGATGACTTTCCAAGGAGAGCAACGGTTCATCTGGGACGCACCGACAACTTACCTCGAGATCTCACCATTCTTTTACGCGGATCAGATTCATTCACCACTACTTATGTACCATGGGGAGCAGGACAATAACTCCGGCACCTTTCTCATTCAGTCTGAGCGAATGATGCAAGCACTGACCGGTTTGGGGAAGAGGGCGGCTCTCTATATCTACCCTTTCGAATCGCACGGACCACGCGCGAAGGAAAACTATCTAGACTTGTGGGCGCGATGGTTGGAGTGGTTCGATCTTTATGTGAAAGGGCAGGAAGCTCTGAAATCAAAAACGGATGGATTGTGA